In Nitrospira sp., one genomic interval encodes:
- a CDS encoding polysaccharide deacetylase family protein: MNPRTVISAAVRKVLGSVTHVVTHESVAALTFDDGPDPEQTPLVLALLEKYKARGTFFLVGQAAASHPDLVHRIVAAGHAIGSHSWDHRALPGLSSRERRRQLRDAAHALRPMQTRLFRPPYGEQTVLARIEAGLMGYEVVGWSVNSGDWHESDPAVLSRYLLEMVEPGAIVLLHDTLFDKGVAAHETDPEHRAWPDRRAMLQALETVLDRLSGRYRFVTVPELLASGAPRRTFWFKKSAVRA; the protein is encoded by the coding sequence ATGAATCCCCGAACGGTGATCTCCGCAGCCGTGAGGAAAGTATTGGGGAGCGTCACCCACGTGGTGACCCATGAATCCGTTGCTGCCCTCACGTTCGATGATGGCCCTGATCCTGAGCAGACGCCCTTGGTCCTGGCCCTCCTCGAAAAGTACAAGGCACGAGGGACGTTTTTTTTGGTCGGGCAGGCCGCGGCGTCCCATCCCGATCTAGTCCACCGGATCGTGGCTGCCGGTCATGCGATTGGTAGTCACTCATGGGATCATCGGGCCTTGCCCGGGCTCTCGAGTCGAGAGCGGCGTCGGCAACTGCGGGATGCTGCGCATGCGCTTCGGCCCATGCAGACCAGGCTCTTTCGGCCTCCTTACGGCGAGCAGACGGTACTCGCTCGCATAGAGGCGGGGTTGATGGGCTATGAAGTCGTTGGGTGGAGCGTGAACAGCGGAGATTGGCACGAGTCGGACCCCGCCGTGCTGAGTCGCTATCTGTTGGAAATGGTCGAGCCGGGAGCCATCGTGTTGTTGCATGACACCTTGTTTGACAAGGGCGTGGCTGCGCATGAGACCGATCCAGAGCATCGGGCCTGGCCCGATCGCCGTGCGATGCTCCAGGCATTGGAGACCGTGTTAGACCGGTTGAGTGGGCGATATCGATTTGTGACTGTTCCGGAGTTGCTTGCTTCCGGCGCTCCCAGACGCACCTTTTGGTTCAAGAAGTCGGCGGTAAGGGCTTGA
- a CDS encoding glycosyltransferase family 2 protein has protein sequence MKLSVIVPCLNAAQTIEDLLQALCEQVWPGEWEIILADNGSTDETLKRIERYRGRIPCLKVVQAAARRGASHARNVGAYAAAGESLLFCDADDLPAQGWAVAMESALRDHDFVASRLDFERLNSLSARAARDRTQVDGLQRFSFLPFPHAGAGTLGVKRSLHHAIGGFDESILVCEDIDYCMRLQQQAKPLEFVPSAVLHCRLRATSGGVYTQASRYAEYEVYLYKKYGAPPAWELWRWRAYLQSWRCVMRRIPELMRTAEGKTLLAWRVGRLMGLLKGSIRFGAPPVMAE, from the coding sequence ATGAAACTGAGCGTGATCGTCCCCTGTTTGAATGCTGCGCAGACGATCGAGGATCTCTTGCAGGCGCTGTGCGAGCAGGTCTGGCCCGGCGAATGGGAAATCATCCTGGCCGACAATGGGTCGACCGATGAGACGCTCAAACGAATTGAGCGTTACCGAGGGCGCATCCCTTGTTTGAAAGTCGTTCAAGCGGCGGCGCGTCGTGGTGCTTCCCATGCGAGAAACGTCGGTGCTTATGCCGCCGCCGGGGAAAGCCTTCTTTTTTGTGATGCCGATGACCTTCCGGCCCAGGGGTGGGCTGTGGCGATGGAATCCGCCTTGCGAGATCATGATTTCGTCGCATCCCGCCTCGATTTTGAGAGGCTCAATTCTCTCTCGGCTCGAGCTGCCAGGGACCGGACACAAGTTGACGGACTGCAGCGGTTCAGCTTCTTGCCATTCCCGCACGCCGGCGCGGGAACGCTCGGGGTCAAACGGTCACTCCATCATGCGATCGGGGGATTTGACGAGTCCATCCTCGTGTGCGAAGACATCGATTACTGTATGCGGCTTCAGCAACAGGCGAAGCCGTTGGAGTTCGTGCCCAGTGCCGTGCTCCATTGTCGTCTGCGAGCTACTTCAGGCGGAGTGTATACCCAAGCATCTCGGTATGCAGAATATGAAGTGTATTTGTACAAAAAGTACGGTGCTCCGCCGGCGTGGGAATTGTGGCGGTGGCGCGCTTACCTACAGTCTTGGCGATGCGTCATGAGACGAATCCCGGAATTGATGCGCACCGCCGAGGGGAAGACCTTGCTGGCGTGGCGGGTGGGGCGGCTGATGGGCTTGCTCAAGGGGAGCATTCGCTTCGGGGCGCCTCCCGTCATGGCTGAGTAG